From Novipirellula artificiosorum, the proteins below share one genomic window:
- the eno gene encoding phosphopyruvate hydratase, translated as MTLIEAIHARQILDSRGNPTVECEVLLSDGAHGRAAVPSGASTGVHEAWELRDGDKSKFLGKGVMTAVDNVNNKIADALAGMDATDQAAVDAAMLELDGSPNKKNLGANAILGVSLATAHAAAASTGQPLYRYLGGVGARLLPAPMMNIINGGEHADNDVDVQEFMVMPLGVDCFSDALRCGAEIFHNLKKVLSDKGYNTAVGDEGGFAPDLKSNQEALDVIMQAIEKAGYKAGEQVWIALDPASTEFYDSKTKKYKIDGKEISGDEMVDFWADWCSKYPICSIEDGCAEDDWDTWKKLTDKLGDKIQLVGDDLFVTNVERLQRGIDEGIGNSILIKVNQIGTLTETIDSIQLANRNGYTAVTSHRSGETEDSTIADLAVALSTGQIKTGSASRSDRMAKYNQLLRIEEMLGDAALYGGPVLAKKLLAKS; from the coding sequence ATGACTTTAATCGAAGCAATTCACGCACGCCAAATCCTCGACAGCCGCGGCAATCCTACCGTCGAATGCGAAGTGCTGCTCAGCGATGGAGCACACGGACGAGCAGCCGTCCCCAGCGGTGCCAGCACCGGCGTTCACGAAGCCTGGGAACTGCGAGATGGCGATAAATCCAAGTTCCTGGGTAAGGGCGTGATGACGGCCGTCGACAACGTCAACAACAAGATCGCCGATGCGTTGGCCGGCATGGACGCGACCGACCAAGCCGCCGTCGATGCCGCGATGCTCGAACTCGACGGATCTCCCAATAAAAAGAACCTGGGTGCCAACGCCATCCTCGGTGTCTCGCTTGCCACCGCACACGCCGCGGCCGCCTCTACCGGACAACCCCTGTATCGCTACCTCGGTGGTGTCGGTGCTCGATTGCTGCCCGCCCCGATGATGAACATCATCAATGGTGGCGAACACGCGGACAACGATGTCGACGTCCAAGAGTTCATGGTCATGCCGCTCGGTGTCGATTGCTTCAGCGACGCACTTCGTTGTGGTGCAGAAATCTTCCACAACCTCAAGAAGGTCCTTTCCGACAAAGGCTACAACACGGCCGTCGGTGACGAAGGCGGTTTCGCACCCGATCTGAAAAGCAACCAAGAAGCGCTTGACGTGATCATGCAAGCGATTGAAAAAGCCGGCTACAAAGCGGGCGAACAAGTTTGGATCGCCTTGGATCCCGCGTCGACCGAGTTCTATGACTCCAAGACCAAGAAGTACAAGATCGATGGCAAAGAAATCAGTGGCGACGAAATGGTCGACTTCTGGGCCGATTGGTGTAGCAAGTATCCGATCTGCAGCATCGAAGACGGTTGTGCCGAAGACGATTGGGACACCTGGAAGAAGCTGACAGACAAGCTTGGCGACAAGATCCAACTCGTTGGCGACGACCTGTTCGTGACCAACGTCGAACGCTTGCAACGTGGTATCGACGAAGGGATCGGGAACAGCATTCTGATCAAGGTCAACCAAATTGGAACGTTGACCGAAACGATCGACTCGATCCAATTGGCGAACCGCAATGGCTACACGGCTGTGACCAGCCACCGCAGCGGTGAAACCGAAGACTCGACGATCGCCGACTTGGCGGTTGCTCTTTCGACCGGCCAAATCAAGACCGGTTCGGCAAGCCGCAGCGACCGGATGGCCAAGTACAACCAATTGCTACGGATCGAAGAGATGCTTGGCGACGCTGCACTTTACGGCGGTCCCGTCCTCGCCAAGAAACTGCTGGCAAAGAGCTAG
- a CDS encoding Gfo/Idh/MocA family protein, with the protein MPRSPQSSRRRFLKRSAAASAIALPYFIPQGVLAAAGRPGANDRVIIGFVGTGGRARQLMDHVPADGRIVSICDVYQQRMIDTLKEKQQNWKTYSSHEQMFESENLDAVVVATPDHARVLPCIHACQAELDIYAEKPLTLTIHEGRVLVNAVRKYNRVFQVGSQQRTMELNRFACELVRSGGIGKIKRVQGICYTGPRDYQGLPEQPIPEGDNWDVWQAQTEARPFNHALQFGWMGWRAYSGGEMTNWGAHGVDQIQWALGKSLTGPEEIWPVTPGPNGKVSMRYADGIQVDYELDKGPMGGGIFTGSDAKIEINRNKFTTNPPDFVRNPPALEEALSWEGAGWVARPHIQNWLDCIRTRKTPNADVEIGHRSISVCHLVNIARQVGRKLRWDPNEEQFPGDEEANAYLDRPRRQGWELPDLA; encoded by the coding sequence ATGCCTCGTTCACCTCAGTCCTCTCGGCGTCGTTTCTTGAAACGCAGCGCTGCTGCGAGTGCCATTGCTTTGCCCTACTTCATTCCTCAGGGTGTCTTGGCTGCAGCGGGTAGACCCGGGGCCAATGATCGCGTGATCATCGGTTTTGTTGGTACCGGCGGGCGAGCTCGCCAATTGATGGATCACGTCCCCGCGGACGGTCGTATCGTGTCGATCTGTGACGTCTACCAGCAGCGCATGATCGATACGCTGAAGGAAAAACAACAGAACTGGAAGACCTACTCCTCCCACGAGCAGATGTTTGAATCGGAGAACCTGGATGCCGTCGTGGTGGCGACTCCCGACCACGCACGCGTACTGCCTTGCATCCATGCCTGCCAGGCAGAGTTGGACATCTATGCCGAAAAACCTTTGACGTTGACGATCCATGAGGGCCGCGTTTTGGTCAACGCAGTACGGAAGTACAACCGCGTTTTCCAAGTGGGCTCGCAACAGCGAACGATGGAGTTGAATCGATTTGCCTGTGAGTTGGTTCGGTCAGGCGGGATCGGCAAAATCAAGCGAGTTCAGGGGATTTGCTATACGGGGCCGCGAGACTATCAGGGGCTGCCGGAGCAGCCAATCCCCGAGGGTGATAACTGGGACGTTTGGCAAGCACAAACCGAGGCGAGACCGTTTAATCATGCGTTGCAGTTTGGATGGATGGGATGGCGAGCCTATTCGGGTGGCGAAATGACCAATTGGGGCGCACACGGAGTTGACCAAATTCAATGGGCGTTGGGCAAGAGTCTGACAGGGCCTGAAGAAATCTGGCCCGTGACGCCGGGACCCAACGGCAAGGTGTCGATGCGCTATGCCGATGGCATTCAAGTCGATTACGAACTCGACAAGGGACCGATGGGAGGCGGCATCTTCACTGGCAGTGATGCAAAGATTGAGATCAACCGCAACAAGTTCACCACCAATCCGCCTGATTTCGTTCGCAATCCACCGGCCCTCGAAGAGGCGCTCTCCTGGGAAGGAGCGGGTTGGGTTGCCCGACCCCATATCCAGAACTGGCTCGATTGCATCCGCACGCGCAAAACGCCTAACGCCGACGTCGAAATCGGTCACCGATCGATCAGCGTTTGTCACTTGGTCAACATTGCTCGGCAAGTGGGCCGCAAGCTTCGTTGGGATCCAAACGAAGAGCAATTTCCCGGGGACGAAGAAGCGAATGCGTACTTGGATCGACCGCGACGTCAAGGATGGGAACTTCCCGATCTCGCGTAG